From Acidovorax sp. FHTAMBA, one genomic window encodes:
- a CDS encoding retropepsin-like aspartic protease yields MGTPHRHHIPPADPGLPTRRLMRVGTLGILAFWLVVMAVLYFAMQYTLEPKGATVTAEGAVVIPRHHDGHFRVAGSVNGVPVMFLVDTGASLVGVTDTLARQAGLQGGDPITFQTANGLREGRVIASDSVTVRSLAVSGLRVGTGYTGRSDDDALLGQNFLRHFDVEMGRDRMVLRPRGS; encoded by the coding sequence ATGGGCACTCCACACCGCCACCACATCCCTCCCGCCGATCCCGGCCTACCCACGCGCCGCCTCATGCGGGTAGGCACCCTGGGCATCCTCGCGTTCTGGCTGGTGGTGATGGCCGTGTTGTACTTTGCCATGCAGTACACCCTTGAGCCCAAGGGCGCCACCGTCACGGCCGAAGGCGCGGTGGTGATCCCCCGCCACCACGACGGCCACTTTCGTGTGGCGGGCAGCGTCAACGGCGTGCCGGTGATGTTTCTGGTGGACACGGGCGCCAGCCTGGTGGGCGTGACCGACACCCTGGCCCGCCAGGCGGGCCTGCAAGGCGGCGACCCCATCACCTTCCAGACCGCCAACGGCCTGCGCGAAGGGCGGGTGATTGCCTCCGACTCGGTCACCGTGCGGTCGCTGGCGGTGTCTGGCCTGCGGGTGGGCACCGGCTACACCGGCCGCAGCGACGACGACGCCTTGCTGGGCCAGAACTTTCTGCGCCACTTTGATGTGGAGATGGGGCGGGACCGCATGGTGCTGCGGCCCCGGGGCAGTTGA
- the icd gene encoding NADP-dependent isocitrate dehydrogenase, protein MTTYQHIKVPAEGQKITVNADMSLNVPDQPIIPFIEGDGTGLDITPVMIKVVDAAVAKAYGGAKKIHWMEVYAGEKSTKVYGPDVWLPEETLAVLREYVVSIKGPLTTPVGGGIRSLNVALRQELDLYVCLRPVQYFKGVPSPLKEPEKTNMVIFRENSEDIYAGIEFEAESDKAKKIIKFLQDEMGVKKIRFPNTSGIGVKPVSREGTERLVRKAIQYAIDNDKPSVTIVHKGNIMKYTEGGFRDWAYALAQKEFGAQLIDGGPWCKFKSPKSGKDITIKDSIADAFLQQILLRPAEYSVVATLNLNGDYISDALAAQVGGIGIAPGANMSDSVACFEATHGTAPKYAGKDYVNPGSEILSAEMMLRHMGWTAAADLIISSLEKSIASKKVTYDFARLMDGATQVSCSGFGQVMIENM, encoded by the coding sequence ATGACCACCTACCAGCACATCAAGGTGCCTGCCGAAGGCCAGAAAATCACGGTCAATGCCGACATGTCGCTGAATGTGCCCGACCAGCCCATCATCCCCTTCATCGAGGGTGACGGCACGGGCCTCGACATCACGCCCGTGATGATCAAGGTGGTGGACGCCGCCGTGGCCAAGGCTTATGGCGGCGCCAAGAAGATCCACTGGATGGAGGTGTACGCGGGCGAGAAATCGACCAAGGTGTATGGCCCCGACGTGTGGCTGCCCGAAGAAACCTTGGCAGTGCTGCGCGAGTACGTGGTGTCCATCAAGGGCCCGCTGACCACGCCGGTGGGCGGCGGCATCCGTTCGCTGAACGTGGCACTGCGCCAGGAGCTGGACCTGTACGTCTGTCTGCGCCCCGTGCAGTATTTCAAGGGCGTGCCATCGCCGCTGAAAGAGCCCGAAAAGACCAACATGGTGATCTTCCGCGAGAACTCGGAAGACATCTACGCCGGCATCGAATTCGAGGCCGAGTCGGACAAGGCCAAAAAGATCATCAAGTTCCTGCAGGACGAGATGGGCGTCAAGAAGATCCGCTTTCCCAATACCTCGGGCATCGGCGTCAAGCCGGTGTCGCGCGAGGGCACCGAGCGCCTGGTGCGCAAGGCTATCCAGTACGCCATCGACAACGACAAGCCCAGCGTGACCATCGTGCACAAGGGCAACATCATGAAGTACACCGAAGGCGGTTTTCGCGACTGGGCCTACGCGCTGGCCCAGAAGGAGTTTGGTGCGCAGCTGATCGACGGCGGCCCCTGGTGCAAGTTCAAGAGCCCCAAGTCGGGCAAGGACATCACCATCAAGGACAGCATCGCCGATGCCTTCCTGCAGCAGATCCTGCTGCGCCCGGCCGAATACTCGGTGGTTGCCACCTTGAACCTGAACGGCGACTACATCTCCGACGCTCTGGCCGCGCAGGTGGGCGGCATCGGTATCGCCCCTGGCGCCAACATGTCCGATTCGGTGGCGTGTTTTGAAGCCACCCACGGCACGGCGCCCAAGTACGCGGGCAAGGACTACGTGAACCCCGGCTCCGAGATCCTGTCGGCCGAAATGATGCTGCGCCACATGGGCTGGACGGCGGCGGCAGACCTGATCATCAGCTCGCTGGAAAAGTCCATTGCCTCCAAGAAGGTCACCTACGACTTTGCTCGCCTGATGGATGGCGCGACCCAGGTGAGCTGCTCGGGGTTCGGGCAGGTCATGATCGAAAACATGTAA
- a CDS encoding addiction module antidote protein, whose product MSTSKTKAKLLPFDAARYLTDDEAIAEYMTAVLDTEDTDLLLLALSDVARAKGMAQVAKDAGLGRESLYKALAPGAKPRLDTILKVARALGVRFSAHPV is encoded by the coding sequence ATGAGTACTTCCAAGACAAAGGCAAAGCTTCTCCCATTCGATGCGGCTCGTTACCTCACCGATGACGAAGCCATTGCCGAGTACATGACTGCGGTTCTGGACACCGAAGACACAGATCTTCTGCTGCTCGCGCTCAGCGACGTTGCACGCGCAAAGGGAATGGCGCAAGTCGCCAAGGATGCTGGTCTAGGTCGAGAGAGTCTTTACAAGGCCCTCGCACCGGGCGCAAAGCCGCGCCTCGACACCATTCTCAAGGTCGCTCGCGCCCTTGGGGTCAGGTTCTCAGCGCATCCCGTGTGA
- the mmsB gene encoding 3-hydroxyisobutyrate dehydrogenase, translating into MTKIAFIGLGNMGGPMAHNLHKAGHEVRAFDLSQPARDKLAADGVPIASDAKAAVAGAEVVISMLPASQHVEGLFLGAGELLAQLPAGTLIIDCSTIAAATSRKVAEAAKAKGVAFIDAPVSGGTGGAIAGTLTFMVGGDTADLERARPVLEKMGANIFHAGSVGAGQTAKICNNMLLGILMAGTSEAIALGVANGLDPKVLSEIMRRSSGGNWALEKYNPYPGVMETAPASKGYAGGFGTDLMLKDLGLAQENAMAVKAATPLGGMARNLYAAHSLAGHGALDFSSIIKMVQKG; encoded by the coding sequence ATGACCAAAATCGCATTCATCGGCCTGGGCAACATGGGCGGCCCCATGGCCCACAACCTGCATAAGGCAGGCCACGAGGTGCGCGCGTTCGACCTCTCGCAACCCGCGCGCGACAAGCTGGCCGCAGACGGCGTGCCCATCGCAAGCGACGCCAAGGCGGCAGTCGCAGGCGCCGAAGTCGTCATCAGCATGCTGCCCGCCAGCCAGCATGTGGAGGGCTTGTTCCTCGGCGCGGGCGAGCTGCTGGCCCAGCTGCCTGCGGGCACGCTGATCATCGACTGCTCTACCATCGCCGCCGCCACCTCCCGCAAGGTGGCCGAGGCCGCCAAGGCCAAGGGCGTGGCCTTTATCGACGCACCCGTCTCCGGCGGCACCGGCGGCGCCATTGCAGGCACCCTCACCTTCATGGTGGGCGGCGACACCGCCGACCTGGAACGCGCCCGCCCCGTGCTCGAAAAAATGGGCGCCAACATCTTCCACGCCGGCAGCGTGGGCGCCGGCCAGACGGCCAAGATCTGCAACAACATGCTGCTGGGCATCCTGATGGCCGGCACCAGCGAAGCCATTGCCCTGGGCGTGGCCAACGGCCTGGACCCGAAGGTGCTCAGCGAAATCATGCGCCGCAGCTCGGGCGGCAACTGGGCGCTGGAGAAGTACAACCCCTACCCCGGCGTGATGGAAACCGCACCCGCCAGCAAGGGCTACGCGGGCGGCTTTGGCACGGATCTGATGCTCAAGGACCTGGGGCTGGCGCAGGAGAACGCGATGGCAGTAAAGGCCGCCACGCCGCTCGGTGGCATGGCGCGCAATCTGTACGCCGCGCACAGCCTGGCGGGGCATGGGGCACTGGATTTTTCCAGCATTATCAAGATGGTGCAGAAGGGGTGA
- the xseA gene encoding exodeoxyribonuclease VII large subunit, with product MVERPNQAVAPRVWEVGALCRAIADALEARFNPVAVRGEITGFSRASSGHCYFSVKDATGQLRCAMFRRAASLLDFSPRDGELVEVRGRLGVYEARGDLQFIVESMQRAGQGALFEQFLRLKAQLDAEGLFDTARKRPLPLQPRGIGVVTSTGAAALHDVVTALRRRVPHIPVVLAPAQVQGAAAPASLVAALSKLYLLAQAGQAPEADLSQNPPIDVILLVRGGGSIEDLWAFNDEQLARTIVQSPVPLVCGVGHETDFTIADFCADLRAPTPTAAAELVAQPRDVWLGALGLLAARISDGVQRQLDARHQRLDQAAARLGRPSGLVAREQMQLARLAQRMRHGVLLKLQRLAQSQQALTAHLPQALQRSVAQQSDRLGRAALRLELLDPRLVLQRGYALLTDADGHAVTSVRQARPGDALRATLADGAVDVTVTQPRLL from the coding sequence ATGGTTGAGCGCCCAAACCAAGCAGTGGCGCCGCGTGTGTGGGAAGTTGGCGCGCTATGCCGCGCCATTGCTGATGCGCTGGAGGCAAGGTTCAATCCTGTCGCGGTGCGCGGCGAGATAACGGGCTTTTCGCGCGCATCCAGCGGACATTGCTACTTCTCGGTCAAAGACGCGACCGGCCAGTTGCGCTGCGCCATGTTCCGCCGCGCCGCCAGCCTGCTTGACTTTTCGCCGCGCGATGGCGAATTGGTGGAAGTGCGGGGGCGCCTCGGGGTGTACGAGGCGCGGGGCGACCTGCAGTTCATCGTGGAAAGCATGCAGCGCGCGGGGCAGGGCGCTTTGTTCGAACAGTTCCTGCGCCTGAAGGCGCAGCTCGACGCCGAAGGCCTGTTTGACACCGCCCGCAAGCGCCCGCTGCCCTTGCAGCCGCGGGGCATCGGTGTGGTGACGTCCACCGGGGCAGCGGCCTTGCACGACGTGGTCACGGCACTGCGCCGGCGCGTGCCGCACATCCCGGTGGTGCTGGCGCCTGCGCAGGTGCAGGGCGCTGCGGCGCCGGCCTCGCTGGTTGCGGCGCTATCAAAACTGTATCTGCTTGCGCAAGCGGGGCAAGCCCCGGAGGCTGATTTGAGCCAGAATCCGCCGATTGACGTGATTTTGCTGGTGCGCGGTGGTGGTTCCATCGAAGACCTCTGGGCGTTCAACGACGAGCAGCTCGCCCGCACCATCGTGCAAAGCCCGGTGCCCCTGGTGTGCGGCGTGGGGCATGAGACCGACTTCACCATTGCCGACTTCTGCGCCGACCTGCGCGCGCCCACGCCCACTGCCGCGGCCGAGCTGGTGGCCCAGCCGCGCGATGTGTGGCTGGGCGCCCTGGGCCTGCTGGCCGCGCGCATCAGCGACGGGGTGCAGCGCCAGCTCGATGCCCGGCACCAGCGGCTGGACCAGGCCGCGGCGCGGCTGGGCCGGCCCTCGGGCCTGGTGGCTCGCGAGCAGATGCAGCTGGCCCGCCTGGCCCAGCGCATGCGCCACGGCGTGCTCCTGAAATTGCAGCGCCTGGCGCAATCACAGCAAGCGCTGACGGCCCATTTGCCCCAGGCGCTTCAACGCAGCGTGGCGCAGCAGTCCGACCGGCTCGGCCGTGCCGCCTTGCGGCTGGAGCTGCTGGACCCGCGCCTGGTGCTGCAGCGCGGCTATGCGCTGTTGACCGACGCTGATGGCCACGCGGTGACCAGTGTGCGCCAGGCCCGTCCTGGCGATGCGCTGCGGGCCACCTTGGCCGATGGCGCAGTCGATGTGACGGTCACCCAGCCGCGGCTGCTGTGA
- a CDS encoding DUF192 domain-containing protein, protein MTASSLPSGSSARRAVAIALLGAALAAQAPLALAQEQPQLNLQRAELTIGMHRIDAQVAATPQERQTGLMHRKEMPQHEGMLFVFEQPAQQCFWMKNTLLPLTAAFVDDDGTIVNLADMKPQTLDSHCSTKPVRYVLEMNQGWFAKKNIKAGAKLGGALFSRK, encoded by the coding sequence ATGACCGCTTCTTCCCTGCCCTCCGGATCTTCAGCCCGCCGCGCCGTGGCCATTGCCCTGCTGGGCGCAGCACTGGCCGCACAGGCCCCGCTGGCGCTGGCCCAGGAGCAGCCGCAGTTGAACCTGCAGCGCGCGGAGCTGACCATCGGCATGCACCGCATCGACGCCCAGGTGGCTGCCACGCCCCAGGAACGCCAGACGGGGCTGATGCACCGCAAGGAGATGCCTCAGCACGAGGGCATGCTGTTCGTGTTCGAGCAACCCGCGCAGCAGTGCTTCTGGATGAAGAACACGCTGCTGCCGCTCACGGCAGCGTTTGTGGATGACGACGGCACCATCGTGAACCTGGCCGACATGAAGCCGCAGACACTGGATTCGCACTGCTCAACCAAGCCGGTGCGCTATGTGCTGGAGATGAACCAGGGATGGTTTGCGAAGAAGAACATCAAGGCGGGCGCCAAGCTGGGCGGGGCGCTTTTCAGCCGCAAGTGA
- a CDS encoding type II toxin-antitoxin system RelE/ParE family toxin, translating into MFTVRQTQEFQDWLDGLKDLKAQLRIVARLRLAEAGNLGDWKPVGDEVSEMRIAFGPGYRLYFTKRQNVLIVMLAGGDKSTQARDIKRAQKLLQQLELE; encoded by the coding sequence ATGTTCACGGTACGTCAAACGCAGGAATTCCAAGACTGGCTTGATGGCCTCAAAGACCTCAAGGCTCAGTTGCGCATCGTCGCCAGGCTACGTCTGGCCGAAGCAGGAAATCTTGGCGACTGGAAACCAGTCGGAGACGAGGTATCGGAGATGCGAATCGCATTTGGTCCGGGCTATCGCTTGTACTTTACGAAACGCCAGAACGTACTCATCGTCATGCTCGCTGGCGGTGACAAATCAACCCAGGCAAGAGACATCAAGCGAGCTCAGAAACTCTTGCAACAGTTGGAGCTTGAGTGA
- a CDS encoding Fe-Mn family superoxide dismutase: MEHTLPPLPYAIDALAPHYSQETLEYHHGKHHNAYVVNLNNLQKGTEFESMTLEEIVKKSSGGIYNNAAQIWNHTFFWSCMAPQGGGEPSGALAAAINAKWGSYAAFKEAFVKSAVGNFGSGWTWLVKKADGSVDIVNTGAAGTPLTTADKALLTVDVWEHAYYIDYRNMRPKFVETFLDKLVNWKFAEANFA, from the coding sequence ATGGAACACACCCTTCCCCCGCTGCCCTACGCCATTGACGCTCTGGCCCCGCACTACAGCCAGGAAACCCTGGAATACCATCATGGCAAGCACCACAACGCCTATGTGGTGAACCTGAACAACCTGCAAAAGGGCACCGAATTCGAATCGATGACGCTCGAAGAGATCGTCAAGAAGTCGAGCGGCGGCATCTACAACAACGCTGCGCAGATCTGGAACCACACCTTCTTCTGGAGCTGCATGGCCCCCCAGGGCGGCGGCGAGCCTTCCGGCGCGCTGGCTGCAGCCATCAACGCTAAGTGGGGCAGCTATGCCGCCTTCAAGGAAGCGTTTGTGAAGTCGGCCGTGGGCAACTTCGGCTCGGGCTGGACCTGGCTGGTGAAGAAGGCCGACGGCAGCGTGGACATCGTCAACACCGGCGCCGCCGGCACGCCCCTGACCACCGCCGACAAGGCCCTGCTGACGGTGGACGTGTGGGAACACGCGTACTACATCGACTACCGCAACATGCGCCCGAAGTTTGTCGAAACCTTCCTCGACAAGCTGGTGAACTGGAAGTTTGCCGAAGCCAACTTCGCCTGA
- a CDS encoding 2'-5' RNA ligase family protein yields MNWIQEFRREHDPHYTVVDPHFTLVFGVRDVEQAAYLDHIATVARDTKPISFHCKYAMLGADDSDDTAYVFLVPDDGSADISMLHDKLYRGLLEPFHRLEFPYIPHITVASMKDFKRAKRLCDDLNSRGVHVQGRIVSIATGALRDGKLSHVQAFELAA; encoded by the coding sequence ATGAACTGGATTCAGGAGTTCCGACGCGAGCACGATCCGCACTACACGGTAGTCGATCCTCACTTCACGCTGGTTTTCGGCGTTCGGGATGTCGAGCAAGCTGCCTATCTAGACCACATCGCTACCGTTGCAAGGGACACGAAGCCGATCTCGTTTCACTGCAAGTACGCAATGCTTGGGGCGGACGATAGTGATGACACAGCGTATGTGTTCCTCGTTCCAGATGATGGAAGCGCCGACATATCGATGCTCCACGACAAGCTCTATCGGGGTCTGCTAGAGCCGTTCCATCGGCTTGAGTTTCCGTACATCCCGCACATCACCGTTGCAAGCATGAAGGACTTCAAGCGGGCCAAGCGGCTGTGCGATGACTTGAACAGTCGTGGCGTTCATGTTCAAGGGCGGATTGTTTCGATCGCAACTGGCGCACTCAGAGACGGAAAGCTCAGCCATGTGCAGGCGTTCGAACTTGCCGCCTAA
- a CDS encoding EAL domain-containing protein, translating to MTEPPLRRVAEPEATNRRFAALAALSLQVAAEREPQAMLSRVCSGALTLAGAQFAVVCVQGAHGGRAITCMAGLNSPAGGGPETTHMAPHMAPHISHGLLGRVRAERQPQRVVCTGGDPCDVGLPPGYPPLYSALVVPVASQATGHGWICLGNKAGAEAFSAEDEEVVALLGAHAGRLFEHADLCLQAQQRAEQLQNQVHDHQQTLDAQCASLARLRRAQALAKITHVISRHDGSFESWLDTLPGMLGLVPAAMPQSARDWLALVHPDDRTRFRQHALQAAWHGARMDFTYRILRSDGEYLHLRQVMEPLEEAMGRGEQGRWFNTIQDVTTEKRAEEELHESDRRFNDMLDKVEMISMMLDCEGRITYCNDYLLRITGWQREEVSGRNWFELFVPPEMAHVRGVFADLVADRPSAWHFDNEILTRSGGRRLVHWNNTVLRSVGGQVTGVASLGEDITERRDAERKIKRLNRVYAMLSGINTLIVRVRQRDELFKESCRVAVEHGQFRMAWIGRVDRGLGRVVPVALYGAGAEFLMHIQDHLQLHAQPTPGESLSADVVRTARPVVSDDIQRDARILLPQYLGAQGVASMAVLPLLVAHEVVGVMALFADEVGFFDDAEMRLLMELAGDIGFALDHLGKEERLRYLAYYDEITGLPNHTLFLERSGQHLRTREGAKALQAIALLDISRFRIVNDTLGRQVGDELLRQVAQRLQQAAGDAWDVARIGVNSFGVAVTEARDAGAVALAVDHLLRACFDAPFALGGTELRMAAKAGVALYPMDGADAEALLRNAEAAVNKAKASADTLLFYTSEMNTRVAEALSLEGRLRDALERHQFVLHYQPKLHLPTGTLSGAEALIRWHDPERGLVAPALFIPILEETGLIYDVGRWALRQALADNLRWRQAGFAPLRVAVNVSSLQLLHRGFIAEVADAVAHDAHAAAGLELEITESMVMGDVDHSTRSLCALRQMGITIAIDDFGTGFSSLSYLARLPVDTLKIDRSFILAMNTGPQGRALVSTIINLGHSLGLKVVAEGVETADHSRMLALLGCDEIQGYLLSKPLPADEFEARFLQGPGGAPAS from the coding sequence ATGACGGAACCCCCCCTGCGCCGTGTGGCCGAGCCTGAGGCCACGAACCGCCGCTTTGCTGCGCTGGCCGCGCTCAGCCTGCAGGTGGCCGCAGAGCGCGAGCCGCAGGCGATGCTGTCGCGCGTGTGCAGCGGCGCACTGACGCTGGCAGGGGCGCAATTTGCCGTGGTGTGTGTGCAGGGCGCTCACGGCGGGCGTGCCATCACCTGCATGGCCGGGCTGAACTCTCCCGCCGGGGGCGGGCCTGAAACGACCCACATGGCGCCCCACATGGCGCCCCACATTTCCCACGGCCTGCTGGGGCGTGTGCGGGCAGAACGCCAGCCGCAGCGGGTGGTGTGCACGGGCGGCGATCCGTGTGACGTGGGCCTGCCCCCCGGCTACCCGCCGCTTTATTCAGCGCTGGTGGTGCCGGTGGCTTCGCAGGCCACGGGCCATGGCTGGATCTGCCTGGGCAACAAGGCCGGGGCGGAGGCTTTCAGCGCCGAAGACGAAGAAGTGGTGGCGCTGCTGGGCGCCCACGCAGGGCGCCTTTTTGAACACGCCGACCTGTGCCTGCAGGCCCAGCAGCGGGCCGAGCAGCTGCAGAACCAGGTGCACGACCACCAGCAGACGCTGGATGCGCAGTGTGCCAGCCTGGCGCGGCTGCGCCGTGCCCAGGCGCTGGCCAAGATCACGCACGTGATCAGCCGGCACGACGGCAGCTTTGAAAGCTGGCTCGACACCCTGCCGGGCATGCTGGGGCTGGTGCCCGCGGCCATGCCCCAGTCGGCACGCGACTGGCTGGCGCTGGTGCACCCGGACGATCGCACCCGGTTTCGCCAGCATGCCCTGCAGGCCGCCTGGCACGGCGCCCGCATGGACTTCACCTACCGCATCCTGCGCTCGGACGGCGAGTACCTGCACCTGCGGCAGGTGATGGAGCCGCTGGAGGAAGCCATGGGCCGCGGCGAGCAGGGCCGCTGGTTCAACACCATCCAGGACGTCACCACGGAAAAGCGTGCGGAAGAAGAGCTCCACGAGAGCGACCGCCGCTTCAACGACATGCTCGACAAGGTCGAGATGATCTCCATGATGCTCGACTGCGAAGGCCGCATCACCTACTGCAACGACTACCTGCTGCGGATCACCGGCTGGCAGCGTGAAGAAGTCTCCGGGCGCAACTGGTTCGAGCTGTTTGTGCCGCCCGAAATGGCCCATGTGCGCGGCGTGTTTGCCGATCTCGTGGCCGACAGGCCTTCGGCCTGGCATTTTGACAACGAGATCCTCACCCGCTCGGGCGGGCGGCGCCTGGTGCACTGGAACAACACCGTGCTGCGGTCCGTGGGCGGGCAGGTGACCGGCGTGGCCAGCCTGGGCGAAGACATCACCGAAAGGCGCGATGCTGAGCGCAAGATCAAGCGGCTCAACCGCGTGTACGCCATGCTCAGCGGCATCAACACGCTGATCGTGCGCGTGCGCCAGCGCGACGAGCTCTTCAAGGAGTCGTGCCGGGTGGCGGTGGAGCATGGTCAGTTCAGGATGGCATGGATCGGCCGGGTGGACCGTGGCCTGGGGCGGGTGGTGCCGGTGGCGCTGTACGGCGCGGGCGCCGAATTTCTCATGCACATCCAGGACCACCTGCAACTGCATGCCCAGCCCACCCCGGGCGAGAGCCTGAGTGCGGATGTGGTGCGCACGGCACGCCCCGTGGTGAGCGACGACATCCAGCGCGACGCGCGCATCCTGCTGCCGCAGTACCTGGGCGCGCAGGGCGTGGCGTCCATGGCCGTGTTGCCTCTGCTGGTGGCGCATGAAGTGGTGGGCGTGATGGCCCTGTTTGCCGACGAGGTGGGCTTTTTTGACGACGCCGAGATGCGGCTGTTGATGGAGCTGGCCGGGGACATCGGCTTTGCGCTGGACCACCTGGGTAAGGAAGAACGGCTGCGCTACCTCGCGTACTACGACGAAATCACCGGCCTGCCCAACCACACGCTGTTTCTGGAGCGCAGTGGCCAGCACCTGCGCACCCGCGAGGGCGCCAAGGCCTTGCAAGCCATTGCGCTGCTGGACATCAGCCGGTTTCGCATCGTCAACGACACCCTGGGCCGCCAGGTGGGGGACGAGCTGCTGCGGCAGGTGGCGCAGCGGCTGCAGCAGGCGGCAGGCGATGCCTGGGACGTGGCGCGCATCGGCGTCAACAGCTTTGGTGTGGCCGTGACCGAAGCACGCGACGCGGGCGCGGTGGCCCTGGCGGTCGACCACCTTCTGCGCGCGTGTTTTGACGCCCCCTTTGCGCTGGGCGGCACCGAGCTGCGCATGGCCGCCAAGGCCGGGGTGGCGCTGTACCCCATGGATGGGGCCGATGCAGAAGCGCTGCTGCGCAACGCCGAAGCCGCCGTGAACAAGGCCAAGGCCTCGGCAGACACCCTGCTGTTCTACACATCGGAGATGAACACCCGCGTGGCCGAGGCGCTGAGCCTGGAAGGCCGCCTGCGCGACGCCCTGGAGAGGCACCAGTTCGTGCTGCACTACCAGCCCAAGCTGCACCTGCCCACCGGCACCCTCTCGGGCGCCGAAGCCCTCATCCGGTGGCACGACCCCGAGCGGGGCCTGGTGGCGCCCGCGCTCTTCATCCCCATCCTGGAGGAAACCGGCCTCATCTACGACGTGGGCCGCTGGGCCCTGCGGCAGGCGCTTGCCGACAACCTGCGCTGGCGCCAGGCTGGCTTTGCGCCCCTGCGCGTGGCCGTGAACGTCTCATCGCTGCAACTGCTGCACCGGGGCTTCATCGCCGAGGTGGCCGACGCCGTGGCCCACGACGCCCACGCCGCCGCCGGGCTGGAGCTGGAGATCACCGAAAGCATGGTGATGGGCGACGTAGACCACAGCACCCGCAGCCTGTGCGCCCTGCGCCAGATGGGCATCACCATCGCCATCGACGACTTCGGCACCGGGTTTTCATCGCTGAGCTACCTGGCCCGGCTACCGGTGGACACCCTCAAGATCGACCGCTCCTTCATCCTGGCCATGAACACGGGCCCCCAGGGGCGCGCACTGGTGTCCACCATCATCAACCTGGGGCATTCGCTGGGCCTCAAGGTGGTGGCCGAAGGCGTGGAAACTGCAGACCACTCGCGCATGCTGGCCCTGCTGGGCTGCGACGAGATCCAGGGCTACCTGCTGAGCAAACCCTTGCCGGCAGACGAATTTGAAGCGCGGTTTCTGCAAGGCCCTGGCGGGGCGCCGGCTTCCTGA
- a CDS encoding TfoX/Sxy family protein, with the protein MPARPLSDETLHLIDAVRTALAHRSDVQERPLFGTHAFFVDGKMCIAVKGDELLVRLPPDQHSALQEMQNTRELSPGGGMKGYFWVEPNGYATRAQWNYWIQEALAYNPLARATPPRKAKAPPAPRKLPAPKAVGPGAARKHSIFEADDD; encoded by the coding sequence ATGCCCGCCCGCCCGCTCTCTGACGAAACGCTGCACCTGATCGACGCCGTCCGCACGGCGCTTGCGCACCGCAGCGACGTGCAAGAGCGCCCGCTGTTCGGCACCCACGCCTTCTTTGTGGACGGCAAGATGTGCATCGCCGTCAAGGGCGACGAGCTGCTGGTGCGCCTGCCGCCCGATCAGCACAGCGCGCTGCAGGAGATGCAGAACACCCGCGAGCTCTCGCCCGGCGGCGGCATGAAAGGCTACTTCTGGGTGGAGCCCAACGGCTATGCCACGCGGGCGCAGTGGAACTACTGGATTCAGGAGGCCCTGGCCTACAACCCGCTCGCCAGGGCCACGCCCCCGCGCAAGGCCAAGGCGCCCCCCGCCCCCCGCAAACTGCCCGCGCCAAAAGCCGTGGGCCCGGGTGCAGCCAGAAAACACAGCATTTTCGAAGCCGACGACGACTGA